Proteins from a genomic interval of Pseudophryne corroboree isolate aPseCor3 chromosome 4, aPseCor3.hap2, whole genome shotgun sequence:
- the LOC134910778 gene encoding olfactory receptor 13C9-like, with protein sequence MEFGNQTLLKELIFTGFSQNLQICIFMFIFFLIIYTLIILGNSFMICTIIISPQLHTPMYYFLCNLSFIDLGYSSITLPKILLDAFSMRRRISIIWCFAQMNTGLFLGSTEDSLLAVMAYDRYIAIRFPLHYSTIITWRACHIITVIMWSGNFLITVMPIIAKPLVFCKGNQLDHFCCEILAVLELACGDVAFHKMTIFFASFFTLLAPFIFIVVSYISIIISILKIHSEGGRSKAFSTCASHLTVVLMLYGTSMITYVGQTMSTSSNLKYFALVYGVVTPVLNPLIYSLRNQEVKEAFKTILSKSSAAWSGS encoded by the coding sequence ATGGAATTTGGAAACCAAACCTTATTGAAAGAATTGATCTTCACAGGATTTTCTCAGAACCTGCAGATTTGTATTTTCATGTTTATCTTCTTCTTAATAATTTATACACTGATCATTTTGGGGAATAGTTTTATGATATGTACTATTATCATCAGTCCTCAGTTACACACGCCTATGTATTATTTCCTTTGCAATTTATCCTTCATTGACCTTGGCTACTCATCCATCACTCTTCCAAAAATTTTGCTTGATGCATTTTCTATGAGAAGGAGAATCTCCATCATTTGGTGTTTTGCACAGATGAACACTGGCCTGTTCCTAGGGAGCACCGAGGATTCATTACTGGCGGTGATGGCGTATGACCGGTATATTGCCATACGCTTCCctttacactattccactataataaCTTGGAGGGCGTGTCATATCATAACAGTCATTATGTGGTCAGGAAATTTCCTTATAACAGTGATGCCCATTATTGCAAAGCCTCTTGTCTTCTGTAAGGGGAACCAATTGGACCACTTTTGTTGTGAGATACTGGCCGTTCTAGAGCTGGCATGTGGAGATGTCGCCTTTCATAAAATGACTATATTTTTCGCAAGTTTTTTTACTCTGTTAGCACCATTTATTTTCATTGTGGTGTCCTACATCAGTATTATTATATCTATATTAAAAATCCACTCAGAGGGTGGTAGATCGAAAGCTTTTTCAACATGTGCTTCCCACCTGACCGTGGTATTAATGTTATATGGGACCAGCATGATCACTTATGTAGGACAAACAATGAGTACTTCATCCAACCTGAAGTATTTTGCCTTAGTTTATGGTGTTGTGACACCGGTGTTAAATCCTTTGATCTACAGCCTGAGAAATCAAGAGGTGAAAGAAGCATTTAAGACAATATTGTCCAAGAGTTCTGCAGCATGGTCTGGTAGCTAG